Below is a window of Rhizobium jaguaris DNA.
GCTTTTCGACAAATAGAGATTGACGGAAAAGATGGGCAAGTCAGGCAGGCCGTCGCCCGCCCCGAGGATGTCGAGGTCGGCAGGGACAGTGGAGGCAAGCCAGGTGGTGATCGCGAGGTCGGTGCGAACCGTCGCCGTCGTCGCCTCGATATTGCCGTTCTCGAACACGGTGCGCCAGCGCCGCCCGTCATCGCGCAGCGCCGCGAAGACCGATGGCCGGAAGGCGCAGGTATCGGCCACCATCGAAATCGGCAACGGACTCTTGCGGTAGGCGCTGCCCGCTTTTGCACCCACCCAAACCAGCCGGTCGACAGTCAGGCATTCGCCCTTGGACGTGCCGAGCGGCTCCTCGATGATGCCGAGATCGATCGCGCCATTGTCGAGCGCCTGCATCAACTCGGGCGATGAGCCGCAGACTAGGGAAATCTCAACCTGCGGATGACGTTCGGCATAGGCCTTTAGAACCGGCGCCAGAACCGTCCCGACAAGATCATGGGGCACGCCGAGCCGCACGCTGCCTTCGAC
It encodes the following:
- a CDS encoding LysR family transcriptional regulator gives rise to the protein MARNFDIALIRTFTAVADHGSMTVAANMLHMTQSAVSQQIKRLEDMLGCTLFERENRGLRLTDAGERLLGNARRMLILNDDIWADMTETIVEGSVRLGVPHDLVGTVLAPVLKAYAERHPQVEISLVCGSSPELMQALDNGAIDLGIIEEPLGTSKGECLTVDRLVWVGAKAGSAYRKSPLPISMVADTCAFRPSVFAALRDDGRRWRTVFENGNIEATTATVRTDLAITTWLASTVPADLDILGAGDGLPDLPIFSVNLYLSKSEATPPATELARHIREGLMRPRQIAAA